The DNA segment ATGTGCTGCTGGCCACCAACCGCATCCTGCTAGACCGAAAGACGCAGACCAAGATCCCAAAGTTTCCCGGGTCGGTCATTATCCCCCCCGTATACATAGCCCCCAGTGCCGTTATCGAAAACAGCATAGTAGGCCCACACGTGGCCGTGGATGAGTACAGCGTTATCCGCGATAGCATTGTACAAAACAGCATCCTGGGTGCCTATAGCCGCCTCCACACCATTGTGCTCCGGGGCTCGGTGGTGGGCAATGACAGTAGCCTGACCGGCAGCTGGCACAGCATCAATATTGGCGATAATACCGAGCTGGACCTGCACAGCTAGCCCCTTCGTGCCAGTTTATACACACAGAGAAGCACAACAGAGGTAGAATGGGCGCACTACAAGATTTGCTGGGCATCCGCTATCCCATCATCCAGGCGGGTATGGTGTGGTGCAGTGGCTGGCGGCTGGCGGCGGCCTCGGCCCAGGCTGGTATCCTGGGGGTGCTGGGGGCTGGCAGCATGACCCCCGATCTGCTTCGCACCCACCTGCACAAGGCCCGCGCTGCCACCGGGGGGCCTGTTGGGGTAAACATCCCTCTGCTCTACAGGCACGTGCCTGCCATCATACAGCTGGTGGAGGAAGAGGCCGTTCCGGTGGTCATCACCTCCGCCGGCAACCCCGCCACCTGGACCCCCCGCCTGAAGGCCGCTGGCTGCCGGGTGCTGCACGTGGTAAGCACCGCCCGCTTTGCCCGCAAGGCTGAGCAGGCAGGTGTAGATGCTGTAATCTGCGAGGGGGTAGAGGCCGGCGGCCACAATGGTCGCGAGGAGCTAACCACCCTGGTGCTGGTGCCCCTGGTGCGTGCAGCGGTGTCCATACCCGTGGTGGCAGCAGGGGGCATAGCCACAGGCGGTGCCATAGCTGCCGCCCTGGCCCTGGGGGCCGACGGGGTGCAGATAGGCACCCGCTTTGCCCTTACCCAGGAGAGCAGCGCCCACCCGGCCTACAAGCAGGCTGCTCTGCACGCCGGGGAGGGAGACACCGCCCTGGCCCTGAAGACACTGGTGCCGGTGCGCATGCTGCGAAACGCCTTTTACCACCAGGTAGCCGCCCTGGAGCAGCAGGGCGCAGGCCCCGATGCCCTGCGCGCCCTGCTGGGCACTGGCCGCAGCCGCCGGGGCATACTGGAGGGAGACCTGGAGGAGGGCGAACTGGAGGTGGGCCAGGTGGCAGCCCAGCTGCACGACCTGCCCAGCCTGAGCCAGTGCCTGCAGCGCCTGCTAGCCGAGTATAGGCAGGCCGTGCACGCGCTGCCCCCACAGCTGTAGGGGCCCGCCCGCAAAAGATTATGCCTATGCGGCACACTTATCTGCCGGACTATGTTAACTTTGGGCGGGTATAGAAGTACCGTACTTATGAAGAAAATTGTTCGAGTTGGATCAATCGAGACGGGCAGTCCGCAGCTGTTTCTCATCTCCGGTCCTTGTGTAATAGAGGACGAAGCCACCATGCGTGCCACGGCCGAGAAGCTGAAGCGGGTGAGCGAGAACCTGCAGATACCTATTATCTACAAAAGCTCTTTTGCCAAGGATAACCGCAGCTCGGTAGACTACTACTACGGCCCGGGCCTGGATGAGGGCCTGAAGCTGCTGCAGCAGATCAAGCAAGACTACGGCTTCCCCATCCTGAGCGACATACACAGCCACGACCAGGCAGCCCCCGCCGCCGAGGTGCTAGATGTGATACAGATACCCGCCTACCTGTGTATGCAGACCAGCCTGGTAGTAGCCGCTGCCAAGACTGGCAAGGTGGTGAACCTGAAGCACGGCCAGTTTCTGGCACCCGACAATATGATAAAGCCAGTAGAGAAGTGCCTGGCCCACGGGAACGATCAACTGATCCTGACCGAACGGGGCTACACCTTTGGCTACAACGACCTGATTGTAGACCCCCGCGCCTTCTACCACCTGAACCGCATGGGCTACCCCGTGGTGTTCGATATTACCCACAGCATACGCAAATACGGCATCCCCAGCAAGGACCCCGCAGGCGGCAGCCGCGAGTTCCTGCCCACCCTGGGCCGCGCCGGGGTGGCCGCGGGCGTAGATGGCCTGTTTATCGAAACCCACCCCGAGCCCACCCGTGCCAAATGCGATGCCGCCAGCCAAATGTGCGTGGATGACCTGGAGGAATTCCTAAAGCCCCTGCTGGACATACACAACACGGTAAACCAACACCGAGATCGTACCCACGCCCGCTAACCCCGAAACCGAACCTGCATGGAACTATACCTCGATTCCGTTAACCCCGAAGAGATCCGCACTGCGGCAGACTGGGGCATCCTGACCGGTGTAACCACCACCCCCACCTTTATGCATCGCCATGGCATTACCAATGTGGATGGCGCAATAGTAGACCTTTCGCACCACGTGCAGCTGCTGCACATAGAGGCGCTGGGAAACACCGCTGCCGACATAGTGGCCGAGGCCGACCGGCAGCTGAAGCTGCCCCTGGCCGAGTCTTGCACCCCCGTTTTCAAAATCCCCGTTTCTAACGAAGGCATAAAGGCCTGCCGCATCCTTACCGACCGCGGCCTGCTCGTTAACGTGCACCTGGTGTATACCCTGAACCAGGCCTACATGGCCATGAATGCCGGTGCCACCTATATATGTCCCCTGGCTGGGCGTATGCACGACCAGGGCCTGGATGCCTTTGCCCTGTATGAGGACTGCGTAGATGCCATAGACCGATATGGCTATGACAGCAAGGTAATGGTGAGCAGTGTGCGCCATGCCGAACACGTGCGCCTGGCCATACGCGCTGGCGCACATGCCGTAACTGCCCCCTGGAACGTGATGCGTGCCCTGTGCAGCAATGTGCTGACCGATGTAGGTACCAGCCAGTTTGAAGAGCATACCCGCCTGATGACCCAGACCGTGGGCAGCATACTGGGGGCTAAAAATCCGCAAGTATCCATCGGCGCTACCCTGCAGGATGCCCTGGTACAGATGACCGAAAGTGGGGTAGGAGCGGTAGCCGTGCTGGATGGCGAAACGCTCAAGGGAATCTTTACGGATGGAGACATCCGCCGCCAGCTAAAGGAAAAGGGCAAGGCCATCCTGGATGCCCGGATGAGCGACTTCTCCTACAGCACACCCATTACCGTACAGCTGAATGCCCTGCTGAATGATGCAGTAGCACACTTCAATACCCATAAGGTGGACAACCTGCTGGTACTGGATGGCGAAAAAACGGTGGGCATTCTGGATATTCAAGACTTTGTACGCGAAGGGCTGATAGGCTAATGCAAACCCTGGAGCAGAGACTATCTCATACCCTGGAGGTGTTTGAGGGGCTGGGGGGCGAGTTTCATACGCCCGTGGGCGAGCTTGCCCGCCGCCTGGCTCAGCTACGGGCCTTGGTGTTCGATTGGGACGGCGTATTCTGCCACGGAGCCAAGGGTGAGGGCGTGCCCAGCACCTACAATGAGGCCGACACCGCCGGTATCAACGCCCTGCGATACGCGCTATTTCGCATGACAGGTCAGGTACCTGCCATCTGCATCGTATCCGGCCAGCAGAACGAGAGTGCCGTACAGCTGGCAGAGCGAGACCGCTACCAGGCCTGCTACTTCCGCATGTCCGACAAGCGCATTGCCGTGCAAGACTTCTGCCAGTGTATGCAGATCGACCCCGGCCAGTGCAGCTTCATGTTCGACGATGCCATAGACCTGAGCGTGGCCCAGCTGGTGGGCATCCGCATGATGGTTTCGCGTAAGGCAGCACCGATCTTCCGCGAGTTTGTGAGCCGTAAAAAGCTGGCAGACTACATGAGCAGCACCCCGGCCTCTGGCCACGCCATACGCGAGTGCATGGAGATGCTACTAAGCCTAAGCGGCGAAGCCGAAAATGTGTTCTTCGACCGACTGGAACACAATGGCAAGTTTCGCGCCTATACCTTTGCACGAAATGGCATGCCCTGGATGGGCCGCTATACCGAAGAAAACGGCATGGTGGTGAAGCTGGCATAGGCCAGCCCACCTGGCGCGCATGCCCCCTACTGCGCAGCCATCCCATTCAGGCTTGTTCGGCCAGGCTCTGCAGCCGCCTCTATGTACTGCCTCCGCTGGGCAGGTCATTACGCAGAGCTTGTCCGATCTGGCCTCTCTCTGCCCAGCTATTCCTGTGTTTAATTAAGGGTGTTCTTTACTGCGGAGAGCGGGTACCCGAGTGCCCTGTGCCAGACGTGTGGATAGAGGATAGCTGAAAATTTATTTACTTATCGTATTGACTTTAATTAACGCTGTTATTATTTTTGTTTTTTACTTCTAACCATCATCCACTTTTATACGCCGTGGGCATAGCAGAAAGAAAAGGCAGGGAGCGGAAGGAGCTGCGGCATCGGATACTTGATGCAGCCATGAAGCTCTTTATAGCCCATGGCATAGAAGAGGTGAGTATTCGAAAGATAGCAGACCTGATTGAATACAGCCCCACCACCATCTACCTGTACTTTAAGGATAAGAATGAGATTTTCTACGACCTGCGCAGCGAGGGCTTCCGGCTGCTGCTGGAGCTGAACAGTACCTATCAAAAACATGCACAGGATTCGCTGGAAAGGCTGCGGTGGTATGGAAAGGCTTACATAGACTTTGCGCTACAAAATCGTCAGTATTACAAGCTGATGTTTATCCTGATGGCACCCATGCGCACCGAGGCTGCCGAGATAGACAAGGACCCCTTTGACTACGCAAAGCAGAGCTGGGAACTGCTGGTGGCTAGCGTACAGGACTGTATAGCCGATGGCTATTTCCACTACGACGACCCCCACGTGGGTGCCTACTACTGGCATAGCCTGGTGCATGGCCTCGTTTCGCTCCACATCCAGGAGCGCGTATCCTGCCCCGAGGAGGTGCTGATGTACTGGATAGAGGCAGCTTTTCAGAAAACAATTGAGGAAATAAAAAATAAATGAATAAAAGACCTGAGAAATAGAGAAATAATTTCTATTTTTCGCCTAAGAATTCACTCCAAATTCAGACGGCTGCTGCCCTCCGCAGTGATTGTTGTTTTTGGATGTATCTCACGCCATCTTTTCTTAATCTTTTACTACTCGTGAAATTATTTTTGATCTTGATCTTATCCGTGGTGGGGCTAGGCTTCGCCCAAGATAATGCCTACACAGGCGCCATTAGTGGCCAAATACTGGATGTAGAGAGTAAAGCACCCTTGGCCTACGCAACGGTGAAGGTGCTGAAGGATACTACCGTAATTGGTGGTGCTTATACCGATGAAGCTGGTCGCTTTGTGGTAGAAGGCATACCCCTGGGCCGCGTAACGCTGGTAGTTGGCTACCTAGGCTATGAGCCTGCGGTACGCCAAAACCTGCTTGTAACCTCGGGCAAGGATCTCATACTGGAGATAGAGATGCAGGAATCGCTCCTCCAGACCGAGGCGGTGCAGATAAAGGGTGTGGCCGACAAGGGCCAGGCGCTAAACACCATGAGCACTGTGTCGGCCCGGACGATGAGTATGGAAGAGGCAAACCGCTATGCAGGTAGCCTGAGCGACCCCTCGCGCATGGCGCAGAACTTTGCTGGTGTTCAGAGTGGTGAGGATAGCCGAAATGATATAATCGTACGCGGCAATGCACCTACTGCTGTGCTATGGCGCCTGGAGGGGGTGGATATTCCTAGCCCCAACCACTTTGGCAGCCAGGGGGCTAACGGAGGCCCCGTGAGCATGCTGAACAATAATACGCTGGCCAATAGCGACTTCTTCACCGGTGCCTTCCCGGCTGAGTACAGCAATGCCAATGCTGCCGCTTTTGATCTAAGGCTACGGAATGGAAACACTCGCAAGCGCGAGAGTATGTTTCAGCTGGGTTTCAACGGGGTGGAGCTTATGAGCGAAGGCCCCTTCAGCAAGAGTGGCAATAGCAGCTACTTGGCCAGCTATCGCTACAGTACGCTGGCGGCGTTTGATGCCATTGGCATCCAGTGGCCCGGTGTGCTGGGTATCCCGTTCTATCAAGATTTTTCCTTCAAGCTGAATTTCAATAAAACTCCCATCGGACGCATATCTGCCTTTGGGGTTATCGGGGCTAGCAGCATTGCCAACCTGGAGAGCGACCTGGATAAATCCGAGTTCGAGTCTGAAGAAGACCTGGATTATCAAGACAACTACAGCTACGCACGTATGGGTGTGGTGGGCATTCAGGATGTTCTTTTCCTGGATGACAAGTCTTTCCTCCAAACCACGGTTGCCTTCTCGCAGCAGAACCGACGCAATACCGAAGACTCGCTCAACCTGAACCAGGATGCCTTCTTCACCGGCCGAGAGGAAGCTACCGAAAACAAGGCTACCCTGGCCATGGTGTACAATCGGAAAATAAACACCCGACATAGCATACGCGGAGGTTTCCTGTTGGATCATATCATGGTTGATTATCTGGACAGTACCTATCTGCAAGACACGCGAACCTGGTATGTGAACCGCGACGTAAATGACCAAACGCAACTCATCCGCCCCTATGTGCAGTGGCAGTGGCGCCTGGGCGAGAAGTGGACAGTAAACACCGGGGTAAACGCCATGATGCTAACTCTGGACAACCAGACAGCCATAGAACCCCGTGCGGGCCTGCGCTACCAGCTGACCCCCAAGTCTAGCCTATCTGCCGCGTACGGCATGCACCACCAGATGCAGCCCCTGCAGATGTACTATTTTGAGAATGCAGAAGGTGTTGCTACAAACAAGGATCTGGACTTTACGCGGAGCCAGCACTACGTACTGGGCTATGACTGGACTCCGCTGAGCAACTTCCGGGTAAAGCTGGAGGGCTACTACCAGTACCTGGACCAGATACCCGTAGACCCCACATCCAGTAGCTTCAGCATGGTGAACTTTGGACTGAACTTCGACGATCTGCCCCGGACAGATAATCTGGTGAATAATGGAACGGGCTCAAACTATGGCTTGGAATTGACCTTGGAGAAATTCCTGAGCAAGGGCTATTACTTCTTGATTACTGGCTCGTTCTACAACAGTGAGTATACCCCCAGCGATGGAAAGACCTACAGCACTGCCTACAACAACAACTACGTGATAAATGCCCTGACGGGTGTAGAGCGGCCGGTAGGTAAGAAGAAAGTGAACACCGTGTTTGCCGACCTGCGGATTAGCACAGCCGGAGGCCGCCGCTATACACCCCTTGACCTCGAGGCGAGCCGCGCACAAAACACTACAGTACTTCAGGACGACAAGGCGTATACCAAGCAAGCACGAGCCTACTTCCGGCCCGATATAAAAGTAGGCTACCGCCTGAATGGTCGCAAGATTAGTCACGAGTTTGGCCTGCAGGTGCTCAACTTTACTGGTACAGAGAACATACAGGACCTTAGTTTCAACAAGCGTACTTTAAACCGTGTAGAACTGCTACAAGTAGGCTTCTTCCCAGTTATTCAGTACAAAGTAAATTTCTGATAGACAGAGGTGGCATAACAGTGTATTTTCCTCGGGGCGAAAGCCTCGAGGATTTTTTTTTGAAAAATCAAAAGCGATGCTTTGTTTTGCACCAATACTCCGGATCTGTTAACTACAGAGACACGCATTAGCCCATAAAGACGTAGAAGTCGTGTATATGTGTGTTGTAATAACCACCCACCACGCTAAATTTCTCCCGCCCTGCAGGGCACTTATTTTTTTGCCCTTTGGTTCACGTTGTTAATAAAATATTATTAGTAAACATTTGTTGGTTATGAAATCATTTCTTATTTTGTTCTTATTCCTGTGCGGGCTAGGCTTCGCCCAGGATAACGCCTACACGGGCACCATCCGGGGGG comes from the Bacteroidota bacterium genome and includes:
- a CDS encoding nitronate monooxygenase, whose translation is MGALQDLLGIRYPIIQAGMVWCSGWRLAAASAQAGILGVLGAGSMTPDLLRTHLHKARAATGGPVGVNIPLLYRHVPAIIQLVEEEAVPVVITSAGNPATWTPRLKAAGCRVLHVVSTARFARKAEQAGVDAVICEGVEAGGHNGREELTTLVLVPLVRAAVSIPVVAAGGIATGGAIAAALALGADGVQIGTRFALTQESSAHPAYKQAALHAGEGDTALALKTLVPVRMLRNAFYHQVAALEQQGAGPDALRALLGTGRSRRGILEGDLEEGELEVGQVAAQLHDLPSLSQCLQRLLAEYRQAVHALPPQL
- a CDS encoding CBS domain-containing protein, with product MELYLDSVNPEEIRTAADWGILTGVTTTPTFMHRHGITNVDGAIVDLSHHVQLLHIEALGNTAADIVAEADRQLKLPLAESCTPVFKIPVSNEGIKACRILTDRGLLVNVHLVYTLNQAYMAMNAGATYICPLAGRMHDQGLDAFALYEDCVDAIDRYGYDSKVMVSSVRHAEHVRLAIRAGAHAVTAPWNVMRALCSNVLTDVGTSQFEEHTRLMTQTVGSILGAKNPQVSIGATLQDALVQMTESGVGAVAVLDGETLKGIFTDGDIRRQLKEKGKAILDARMSDFSYSTPITVQLNALLNDAVAHFNTHKVDNLLVLDGEKTVGILDIQDFVREGLIG
- the kdsA gene encoding 3-deoxy-8-phosphooctulonate synthase → MKKIVRVGSIETGSPQLFLISGPCVIEDEATMRATAEKLKRVSENLQIPIIYKSSFAKDNRSSVDYYYGPGLDEGLKLLQQIKQDYGFPILSDIHSHDQAAPAAEVLDVIQIPAYLCMQTSLVVAAAKTGKVVNLKHGQFLAPDNMIKPVEKCLAHGNDQLILTERGYTFGYNDLIVDPRAFYHLNRMGYPVVFDITHSIRKYGIPSKDPAGGSREFLPTLGRAGVAAGVDGLFIETHPEPTRAKCDAASQMCVDDLEEFLKPLLDIHNTVNQHRDRTHAR
- a CDS encoding TetR/AcrR family transcriptional regulator: MKLFIAHGIEEVSIRKIADLIEYSPTTIYLYFKDKNEIFYDLRSEGFRLLLELNSTYQKHAQDSLERLRWYGKAYIDFALQNRQYYKLMFILMAPMRTEAAEIDKDPFDYAKQSWELLVASVQDCIADGYFHYDDPHVGAYYWHSLVHGLVSLHIQERVSCPEEVLMYWIEAAFQKTIEEIKNK
- a CDS encoding TonB-dependent receptor, with the protein product MILSVVGLGFAQDNAYTGAISGQILDVESKAPLAYATVKVLKDTTVIGGAYTDEAGRFVVEGIPLGRVTLVVGYLGYEPAVRQNLLVTSGKDLILEIEMQESLLQTEAVQIKGVADKGQALNTMSTVSARTMSMEEANRYAGSLSDPSRMAQNFAGVQSGEDSRNDIIVRGNAPTAVLWRLEGVDIPSPNHFGSQGANGGPVSMLNNNTLANSDFFTGAFPAEYSNANAAAFDLRLRNGNTRKRESMFQLGFNGVELMSEGPFSKSGNSSYLASYRYSTLAAFDAIGIQWPGVLGIPFYQDFSFKLNFNKTPIGRISAFGVIGASSIANLESDLDKSEFESEEDLDYQDNYSYARMGVVGIQDVLFLDDKSFLQTTVAFSQQNRRNTEDSLNLNQDAFFTGREEATENKATLAMVYNRKINTRHSIRGGFLLDHIMVDYLDSTYLQDTRTWYVNRDVNDQTQLIRPYVQWQWRLGEKWTVNTGVNAMMLTLDNQTAIEPRAGLRYQLTPKSSLSAAYGMHHQMQPLQMYYFENAEGVATNKDLDFTRSQHYVLGYDWTPLSNFRVKLEGYYQYLDQIPVDPTSSSFSMVNFGLNFDDLPRTDNLVNNGTGSNYGLELTLEKFLSKGYYFLITGSFYNSEYTPSDGKTYSTAYNNNYVINALTGVERPVGKKKVNTVFADLRISTAGGRRYTPLDLEASRAQNTTVLQDDKAYTKQARAYFRPDIKVGYRLNGRKISHEFGLQVLNFTGTENIQDLSFNKRTLNRVELLQVGFFPVIQYKVNF